Proteins from a single region of Lemur catta isolate mLemCat1 chromosome 24, mLemCat1.pri, whole genome shotgun sequence:
- the ENOPH1 gene encoding enolase-phosphatase E1, translating to MVVLSVPAEVTVMLLDIEGTTTPIAFVKDVLFPYIKENVREYLQTHWEEEECQQDVSLLRKQAEEDAHLDGAVPIPEAPGRGVDDLQQTIQAVVDNVCWQMSLDRKTTALKQLQGHMWRAAFTAGRMKAEFFADVVPAVRKWREAGLKVYVYSSGSVEAQKLLFGHSTEGDILELVDGHFDTKIGHKVESESYRKIADSIGCSTNNILFLTDVTPEASAAEAADVHVAVVVRPGNAGLTDDEKTYYSLITSFGDLCLPRSA from the exons ATGGTCGTGCTCTCGGTGCCCGCGGAAGTCACCGTGATGCTGTTGGATATCGAAGGTACCACAACCCCGATTGCTTTCGTGAAG GACGTTTTATTTCCTTACATCAAAGAAAATGTTAGAGAGTATCTGCAGACAcactgggaggaagaggagtgcCAGCAGGATGTCAGTCTTCTGAGGAAACAG GCTGAAGAGGATGCTCACCTGGACGGAGCTGTTCCCATCCCTGAAGCACCTGGGCGCGGAGTGGACGACCTGCAGCAGACGATTCAGGCTGTGGTGGATAACGTGTGCTGGCAGATGTCTCTGGACCGAAAGACCACCGCCCTCAAACAGCTGCAGGGCCACATGTGGAGGGCGGCGTTCACAGCTGGGCGGATGAAGGCAGA GTTTTTTGCAGATGTAGTTCCAGCAGTCAGGAAGTGGAGAGAGGCTGGACTGAAAGTGTATGTCTATTCTTCAGGGAGCGTAGAGGCACAGAAACTGTTATTTGGGCATTCTACAGAGGGGGATATTCTTGAG CTTGTTGACGGTCACTTTGATACTAAGATTGGACACAAAGTGGAGAGTGAGAGTTATCGAAAGATCGCAGACAGCATCGGGTGCTCAACCAACAACATCTTGTTTCTGACAGACGTTACTCCAG AGGCCAGCGCCGCGGAGGCTGCAGACGTGCACGTGGCCGTGGTGGTGAGGCCGGGCAACGCGGGGCTGACGGACGACGAGAAGACCTACTACAGCCTCATCACGTCCTTCGGGGACCTGTGCCTGCCCCGCTCCGCCTAG
- the HNRNPDL gene encoding heterogeneous nuclear ribonucleoprotein D-like, whose protein sequence is MEVPPRLSHVPPPLFPSAPAPLASRSLSHWRPRAPRQLAPLLPSLAAGSARQGARRAPRHVTAQPPSRLAGGAAIKGGRRRRPDLFRRHFKSGSIQRSAAAAAAATRSARQHPAADSAAAMEDVNEYSNMEEFAEGSKINASKNQQDDGKMFIGGLSWDTSKKDLTEYLSRFGEVVDCTIKTDPVTGRSRGFGFVLFKDAASVDKVLELKEHKLDGKLIDPKRAKALKGKEPPKKVFVGGLSPDTSEEQIKEYFGAFGEIENIELPMDTKTNERRGFCFITYTDEEPVKKLLESRYHQIGSGKCEIKVAQPKEVYRQQQQQQKGGRGAAASGRGGTRGRGRGQGQNWNQGFNNYYDQGYGNYNSAYGGDQNYSGYGGYDYTGYNYGNYGYGQGYADYSGQQSTYGKASRGGGNHQNNYQPY, encoded by the exons ATGGAGGTCCCGCCCCGGCTCTCCCATGTGCCGCCGCCATTGTTCCCCTCCGCTCCCGCTCCTCTAGCCTCCCGCAGCCTCTCCCATTGGCGGCCGCGGGCGCCGCGGCAGCTCGCCCCGCTCCTCCCTTCGCTCGCTGCCGGCTCCGCCCGGCAGGGGGCGCGCCGGGCCCCGCGCCACGTCACCGCCCAGCCGCCCTCCCGATTGGCGGGCGGGGCGGCTATAAAGGGAGGGCGCAGGCGGCGGCCGGATCTCTTCCGCCGCCATTTTAAATCCGGCTCCATCCAACgttccgccgccgccgccgccgccgcgacCCGCTCCGCGCGCCAGCACCCCGCCGCCGACAGCGCCGCCGCCATGGAGGACGTGAACGAGTACAGCAACATGGAGGAGTTCGCAGAGGGATCCAAGATCAACGCCAGCAAGAACCAGCAGGATGACGG TAAAATGTTTATTGGAGGCTTGAGCTGGGATACAAGCAAGAAAGATCTGACTGAATATTTGTCTCGATTTGGGGAAGTTGTAGACTGCACAATTAAAACAGATCCAGTCACTGGAAGATCACGAGGATTTGGATTTGTGCTCTTCAAAGATGCTGCTAGTGTTGATAAG GTTTTGGAACTGAAAGAACACAAACTGGATGGCAAATTGATAGACCCCAAAAGGGCCAAAGCTTTAAAAGGGAAAGAGCCCCCTAAAAAGGTTTTTGTGGGTGGATTGAGCCCAGATACTTCTGAAGaacaaattaaagaatattttggagCCTTTGGAGAG ATCGAAAATATTGAACTTCCCATggatacaaaaacaaatgaaagaagaggATTTTGTTTTATCACATACACAGATGAAGAGCCAGTGAAGAAATTGTTAGAAAGCAGATACCATCAAATTGGTTCTGGGAAG tGTGAAATCAAAGTTGCACAACCCAAAGAAGTATATAggcagcaacagcaacaacaaaaagggGGAAGAGGTGCTGCAGCCAGTGGACGAGGTGGTACTAGGGGTAGAGGCCGAG GTCAGGGCCAAAACTGGAACCAAGGATTTAATAACTATTATGATCAAGGATATGGAAATTACAATAGTGCCTATGGTGGTGATCAAAACTATAGTGGCTATGGCGGATATGATTATACTGGGTATAACTATGGGAACTATGGATATGGACAGGGATATGCAGACTACAGTG gcCAACAGAGCACTTATGGCAAGGCATCTCGAGGGGGTGGCAATCACCAGAACAATTATCAGCCATACTGA